DNA sequence from the Burkholderiales bacterium genome:
CGACCTCGGCAGCCGCTCGCGGATCATTAGTAGCCGCTTTGTTCGCCGCGCCGAAAGGCACGTGGACCATTGGTATATTCCCCGCCGCGGAATGCAAGTGAGTGCGTTGATCATCGAAGAAGATGTGCGGCTTTAGCACACTCAGTATCCGGGACTTCTCCATGCCTCCAAGAAAGAAAGTCTCGTCTGCCGAGACGCCCCACTCTTTGAGTGTCGTTACCACCCGCTCATGACAAGGGGCGTTGCGAGCTGTAACGATCGCGATCCGCAGAATCTTCGGCTTACCTGTAGAACGTAACTCTCGCTCCTCTAAGCGCTGCATGAACGAGAGCTTTTTGAAAAGCTCGGCGAGCGGGCCAGGATTGTGCGCTAGTGTCATCTTCGCAACTTCGTGCGCCTGAAACTCGTCCAGATCGTTGTTCTTCTTGAATACAGCCTCGGCCTCGTCATCGGCGATTACGCCGTCGAAGTCAAAGGCGACGCGTAGCTCGGTGTCAAGGTCATCATCGTAGACCTGCGACGGAAGGACGAGTCCAGCAGGGTAATTGGCCTCAATTGCTCTTTGGACATCCTCCTCATTAGCTGTGAGGAATAGCGATGCATTGAAAGCTGGGAGATATTGATACGGCGACCGGCCGGTGAGAAACGCGGCACGAGTAATAGTTAACCCATAATGTCGAATTGACCTAAACACCCGCAGGCCAGTTTCGGGCGAGTTTCTCGAAAGCAGTACAACCTCAACCGGCGCTTGCGCCGGCATCGCTTCGTTAATGCTCAAAAACCGGCGAATGAACGGAAATGCGACGCCTTTGGGAAAGGGGACGTCGATATTCTTTTCCTGATGCTTGCGGTATTCATCCGGTCCCTTCGTCAAGAATATCTGATGAGACTCGGACAAGTCGAACAGCGCGCTGGACGCAATGCCGATTACGAGCTTGCGTTCTATCGGGAAGGCCATTCGTTGTTGACTTCCTCCGCTGAGTGAGTGTGCTACTTATAGAGCGTCCCACATCATGCGCATAATGTCTGCGTTCTCTGCTAGCACCTTCTCGGTCTTTGATCGGCGTCGGCCGATCTGATGCACCATGCCTGAAAACAAGTCAATAAATTCAATTTGGGATGGCTGGACATTTATGCCACTCGCTTCCAACGTCAAATGGGCTATCTCGAGCGTCAGCCGCGCGACTTCTTCATTCAACTTCTCATTACGGAGATTGATGTAAATCGTGCGCTCCTCACCGTCTTCCAATGCGCGCAACTCGGGGGAAAGGCGCAGCGTCACCCCTCCTAGACAGGAGTGAATGCGGGGGTTGCTAACCGGTATCAGGTGACGTTTCGCGGCTGCGCTGAGTTCGAAGCGGTCTAAAACGCGGTTATTGTTGAGCCGACGGGAGGGCAACATCAGCCCCTCGATGCGGCTCTTAGCGGCAAGAAGCCGACTCGGCTGGTTGCCCGACCTGTAGAAGTCGAGGATTCCGGTGACCGCGGGCTTGTAGTAGGGAGTGCGAAACTTCTGTGGCTCTCGCTTTGGATACTTGTGCTCTAGCAAGATCCGCCGCTGCTCATGCGCGGGCATTCGGAGCAACTCCGCCGTTGCTTTAACAGTGAGGCTTGGCAGCGTTGTCGGCGTCACGGCTACCTCACTTTTCGCGGCGGACGCCTTTAAACGGCTTGGGGTCGGCTTTCTGATCCATAAACCGGCCACTGTCGCCATCTCGCTTTACCCAGCGGTCGTTTTGAGGGTTGTGCACTTGAGAACGGTTCTTAACCGCCCCGACTCGATGCCCGTCGCCTGCAGGAGGATTCTTTGCCATGCAAAACTCCTTGTACGGTACAGTGTTAGGTGGTACCTTCCCTTGGAGCCGCCGTCACGGCGCAGAAGGTTGCCGTCGCGCCCTCCGGTTTCCGGATCATATTTTACAGGCGTTTTTGTAAACTTCAAGGATCTGGATGGTAGGTGAGCGTATTAAGCTGGCTCGTCGCAAGGCGGGCCTCTCGTTACAAGGTCTGTCCGACCGCCTAGGAGGCTCGCCCACGCCTCAGGCAATCGGCAAGTACGAGCGCGGCGAGACGGTGCCGAGTAGCGTCATGCTGCAGCAGCTTGCCGCCGCATTAAACGTCTCCGTCAGCTACCTCATGGATGCGCAAGGGGTAGAGCTTTCTGCAGTCGAATTCAGAAAGCACGCTAGCACCACGGCGCGAGAACGTGCACATGTTCATACGGTCGTGCTCGATTGGATAGAACGCTATCTGGAGATCGAGTTGGCGCTGGAACTGCCAAGCGCCGACTGGCAGAGGCCACTAGCGGCGCCGAGGCAGTTGAAGACTATAGATGGTGCTGAAGCTCTCGCTGAGGATGTGCGCGCCACGTGGAACCTCGGCCTAGATCCAATTCCCAGCATGACCGAGCTCCTAGAGGAAAAGGGGCTCAAAGTGCTCATCCAACCCTTCCCTTTGCGCGTGTCAGGTTTTACATGCATCGTCAAACGACCTCGTAACCAACCAGACGTGCCCGTCATTGTCGTCAACAGCGCAGTCTCGCTGGAGCGCCGGCGCCTAACGCTCGCACACGAACTGGCTCACCGGCTCATTGAGCCCGACTGCCTGTCAGAGAAGGATGAGGAAAAGGCGGCGACGATTTTCGCATCGGCTTTTCTCATGCCACGCACCCACTTGAAGGGCGAAGTGGGTGCTCGCCGCAATGCACTGGGATATAGCGAGCTCATCGAACTAAAGAGGCGCTATCGCGTAAGTGGCGCCGCGCTGCTCATGCGGTTGCGCCATATTGGCACCATATCTGACGCGACACTGATATACGCATTCCAGAGTATTGCAAGGACGTGGCGAACGCAGGAGCCACATGAGCTTGAGCCCCAAGAACAACGAGGCGAGTATGAGAAACCGACTCGGTTCGATCGGCTTTGCTACAGAGCCCTGGCAGAAGGGTTGATCTCTCTCACAAAGGCATCGGAGTTGCTGCGACAATCCGTCAGCACAGTGGAACTGGGCCTGCGTGGACCCTCCGCTAAACCGTCTGGGGCCGGCTAGTCCACGACATGTCAACTGTAGGCTTCGCTTTAATGAGGCCTGCCTAGCTTAGCCGATGAGTCAACCACCAGCATACGAACTACCGTCGGATGAAGAGCATGCAAGACGGCTACAGATTGGTTGCCTACGCCGTCATGCCGGCTACCGTAAGTGCTGCGAAGCAGAAAAAACGGGCGAGGCACCGGTCGGGCCGTATGCCAAGACCCTGCACAGCTTTGGCGACGTTTGCAGTCAGACGGACGACGAAGCAATGCAGGCGCTTCGGCGGATGTTTTGGCAGCCGCGGATGCACGGCGCGTTCGAAGTGCATACGCTCGAGGAGTGGCGCGACCACGCCGGTTCACCAGACTCGTATGTTGTCGTATTAAACCGGTATGCTCCACTCAAACTCGTGCTTGAAGACGTCGAGAAGATTTTCAAGCAACGGGGCGAGTTGACACGCGGTAGGCCGAAAGCCGATTACACCGGCCAAACCTATCCGTTTTTCGCCCGACCTAATTGCGATGTAATTAAGACGCGACTCGACGTCTTTGATCTCAGCTGGCGCCGCCTGGCCGACCCTCTCTGGAAGATTTGCGAAGTTGCGCAGCTTAGTCCCGCGCTCGATGCCGGGCATGAAGCTGATCGCATGAAAATGGAGGAGGAGGCCGGCAGGTACTTGCGTGAAGCAGAGGCGATGATCGAAAACGCAGCGAGAGGAGTGTTTCCTAAATATACGCTTGCCCCAGGCCTTGAGTCGCACGTTTATTTCGCCGAACACCCCGATCCCCCCACGCGCCACGCGCTTAGACAGGTTCTGAACGCTCGTTTAGCCGGTTAATGACGTCGCGTGCTTTTAACGACACGTCACGCCGCTCGAGGTGCGCGTATCGCTGTGTCGTCGCTGGGGAGCTGTGACCAAGTATCGCGGCGACTTCATAGATGCTCAGGCCATTGCGAATCAGCTTCGAGGCGCATGAGTGCCGAAGTGTATGGATGGTGGCGCCCGGCGCAGCCGCCCTCAGCGCCTTCATAATGGCCTTGGCGGCATAGCCGCGAGGGCCGCCGCTCTTGCTTTCGAAAACCCATCGTGAAGCCGGTGCATGGGCACGACGGCGCGTAAGGATGGCCGCGACACGGTCGGTCATAAAGATAAGCGTCTCCGTGTGCGTCTTCTGACGCCAAACTTGTATCGAGCGATTCTCAAGGTCGATTCTGACCCACTCAATTTTCGCCATCTCAGAGTACCGACAACCCGTGTCTAGTAAGCATACGGTTAAGTCATAAGCGTCCTGCATTGCTCGCCTTAGCGCAATCGGCCGACGATCATATGGGGCGAGGCGAGGCCGTTCACGTCTGGGGTCCAAGCACTCCAACAGCTTCGCTTCCTCTGCTGCCGAAAGGTAACGCTCCTTATAACGCGGGATTTTGATGACCGGAAAAGCAATATCGGGCACGTGATAGCCCATTGCTTTCGCGTATACCACCGCACATCGAATCAATCCTATGCCGTGCTTAATCGTCTGAGGAGACAAGCCGGCGGCCTCCCGGTCGTGGCGGAATCGTTCCAAGTCTTGACGGCTGAGGTCATCGAGACGCTTACCGCCAGTGATCGATGCCAAGACAGCCTTTTTGTTCGCCACCAGCGCGGGGTGGTGAGGCGTTCTCTCCTTTGATCGGCAAAACAGGTCTAACGCGCCCTCCATGGTGATTCGCTCACGCTCACCGAGCTGCTGCTGACGGTATATCTGAGCACGCCATTCAGCCTCCAACTGTTCTGCAAGCCGCTTGTTCGTAGTGCGGGCGCTGCGGATATAGAGCTTGTGGCGCCATTGGAATTGGATGTACCAGCTGCGTGATCCGGCGCGACGTACGACCGCCATTTCCATGTCCTCCACGAATTGATGGGGGACCGTCCACCCTCTTCCCTTCTTAGGCAAGGCTTCGTGCGGTCGTGACTCACGACGGTAAGACCGCAGGGTAATGGGGCCCTTTTGGTTGTGGGGTGTGTCCGGCGAGGCAGTTCGGTAAAAACGCGCTGCGCCTGCAGGCGCACTTCAACCACTCGACAGGACTATCACATATGGCACAAAGCAAACATTCGCAGCACGCAGTTACGGCTACAGCTCTGAACGGCGGTAATGGCGCGTTACCGCCCATCGAAGACATTTCCCAAGTACTTCCTGCTCTACGTAGGGAGGCCGACCATTACATCGAGCAAGTGTACCAACCGGGTCACAAGCAGCTAATTCGCATACTGCAACGCTGCTACCAGGTCTACGAATGGGCGCACCCGACGGATGCGGCAGAGGCAGCAGGTAGGCAAGAACAACTGGACGACATGATTGATCCGGTGCTGGCTGAGCGCGGCATCAAACCGCAGAATTCCAGCACGCTTATGACGAAGATCGTGTACTACATCTTCGACGTGCAGCGCGGGCTGGCGAGCGCATATTCGATCATCCTACGCAAAGTGCACATGGCTAATGTGTCCGTCGATAGCTTTGCGTCATACATCGATGGTGCGGGCGGTTTAGAGGCGATTCGCCTGGGTCGTGACGGGCCGAACGCCAGTGCTACCCCCGACCGAAAGATGCTGGAAAGGTCTTTGCTGAAACGTAAACCCTTGGCAGCAGGCGAGCGCGGCGTCGTTGAAAATCCTCCCGAGCGTGCGCAGCTGCGTGCGGCGCTCGTCGCTTGCACAAGCGACGGCGTCGCCGAAATCAAGTGGGTTTCCAGTCGAAGCTCCGGAGTCAGCGGCCTGCTGAAGATGGCTGGGGCTGAGCAGACGGCGCCCTCCGCGAATGTGACGCCGCTTTCCAGTGCCGGCGGGACGAAAGCCGCTGCGTAACGGCCGTGCTCCTCGATTCCTAAAGCTCACGCTGGAATGCCAGCCCGAGGCTCAATGTCGGCTCCCTTGTGGCCGCGCAAGAGTGCTCCGCTGGAATTCCAGCGTATTCCTAAGAAACACACCACACGACAAACGCAATGCAGATCGCTATTAGTACAGCAGTGATTGATAAGGCGAACGCCAATGAGTTTGCGGAGCTGAATCGATCATTCCGCAACGTTGATATCTCTGTCGCCGAGCTAGCGAATCATGTGGCTCAAGGACATCCATTCTGTGCACAGCACGCAAATGGGTGGCGCAATACAGCCAATTTTCTCAGCGCGGGTTTTTTGGCTGTCGATATTGATCATGGCCTCCGCTTGAATGACTGCCTAAACGATCCATTCGTTAAAAGTAACGTCGCATTCATATACACAACCGCCAATCACACCGAGCAGTTCAACCGCTTCCGCATCGTATGTGAGCTTGAGCGACCCATTACTGGCGCCGCCGAGATGAAGGCCGCGCAGACCGGGCTTATTGCTCGTTTTGGTGGAGACGCTAGCTGCAAAGACGCATGTCATCTGTTCTACGGATCTCATAAAGGCAAGTTCCACCGGTTCTATCGAACGCTATCGGCGGCGACGCTGACCGACCTGATAGCAGCGGGCAAGGAGCGGCGAACCTCGGCGCGCGGTAGCCGGGCCGGGGGCG
Encoded proteins:
- a CDS encoding 5'-nucleotidase translates to MAFPIERKLVIGIASSALFDLSESHQIFLTKGPDEYRKHQEKNIDVPFPKGVAFPFIRRFLSINEAMPAQAPVEVVLLSRNSPETGLRVFRSIRHYGLTITRAAFLTGRSPYQYLPAFNASLFLTANEEDVQRAIEANYPAGLVLPSQVYDDDLDTELRVAFDFDGVIADDEAEAVFKKNNDLDEFQAHEVAKMTLAHNPGPLAELFKKLSFMQRLEERELRSTGKPKILRIAIVTARNAPCHERVVTTLKEWGVSADETFFLGGMEKSRILSVLKPHIFFDDQRTHLHSAAGNIPMVHVPFGAANKAATNDPRAAAEVVRPSYVGPAALESNTHEAALAAHPSEE
- a CDS encoding XRE family transcriptional regulator; amino-acid sequence: MVGERIKLARRKAGLSLQGLSDRLGGSPTPQAIGKYERGETVPSSVMLQQLAAALNVSVSYLMDAQGVELSAVEFRKHASTTARERAHVHTVVLDWIERYLEIELALELPSADWQRPLAAPRQLKTIDGAEALAEDVRATWNLGLDPIPSMTELLEEKGLKVLIQPFPLRVSGFTCIVKRPRNQPDVPVIVVNSAVSLERRRLTLAHELAHRLIEPDCLSEKDEEKAATIFASAFLMPRTHLKGEVGARRNALGYSELIELKRRYRVSGAALLMRLRHIGTISDATLIYAFQSIARTWRTQEPHELEPQEQRGEYEKPTRFDRLCYRALAEGLISLTKASELLRQSVSTVELGLRGPSAKPSGAG
- a CDS encoding site-specific integrase — translated: MAVVRRAGSRSWYIQFQWRHKLYIRSARTTNKRLAEQLEAEWRAQIYRQQQLGERERITMEGALDLFCRSKERTPHHPALVANKKAVLASITGGKRLDDLSRQDLERFRHDREAAGLSPQTIKHGIGLIRCAVVYAKAMGYHVPDIAFPVIKIPRYKERYLSAAEEAKLLECLDPRRERPRLAPYDRRPIALRRAMQDAYDLTVCLLDTGCRYSEMAKIEWVRIDLENRSIQVWRQKTHTETLIFMTDRVAAILTRRRAHAPASRWVFESKSGGPRGYAAKAIMKALRAAAPGATIHTLRHSCASKLIRNGLSIYEVAAILGHSSPATTQRYAHLERRDVSLKARDVINRLNERSEPV